A stretch of the Desertibacillus haloalkaliphilus genome encodes the following:
- a CDS encoding nucleotidyltransferase-like protein, translated as MEDLLRQLYQDKASEPETLGIFIVEKEKVSESITDLFDVVLLIVRSKKSESWFVKHYEFRSMKVAVHYVNEELLYNWLITGNNRRVIDWVFHGKILFDRNEFVSTLRERINDFPLEDRKKKIGIEFAKLIRRFEDGKELYKAEHYFDAFNNIMHALHHLARLAVIEHGFFPEVTVWKQVKSIEPQIYKLYEELIVGEEPIDKRLELLLIANEFAVSSKTSLGATHLLEVMGQKEEVWSFSELMNQTEVVDYALDLELLLNHLAKKDLVEVIRIETKGKGIFHRFYKKYK; from the coding sequence ATGGAGGATTTGTTAAGACAGTTATATCAAGATAAGGCTAGTGAGCCAGAGACATTAGGGATCTTTATTGTTGAAAAAGAGAAGGTATCGGAATCGATAACGGATTTGTTTGATGTTGTTCTTCTTATTGTACGCAGTAAAAAGAGTGAGTCTTGGTTTGTTAAACACTATGAGTTCCGCTCTATGAAAGTGGCTGTTCATTATGTAAATGAAGAGTTGTTGTATAATTGGTTGATCACTGGCAATAATAGACGAGTGATCGATTGGGTCTTTCATGGGAAAATTTTATTCGATCGCAATGAATTTGTAAGTACGCTGAGAGAACGGATTAATGACTTTCCGTTAGAAGACCGCAAGAAGAAGATTGGGATCGAGTTTGCCAAATTAATTCGCCGCTTCGAGGATGGGAAAGAATTGTACAAGGCAGAGCATTACTTCGATGCATTTAATAACATTATGCATGCGTTGCACCACCTTGCTCGATTAGCTGTCATCGAACACGGCTTTTTCCCTGAGGTTACGGTATGGAAGCAAGTGAAAAGCATTGAACCGCAAATTTATAAATTGTATGAAGAACTGATCGTTGGAGAAGAGCCAATTGATAAACGACTCGAGTTATTGTTAATTGCCAATGAGTTTGCGGTGAGTTCGAAAACATCGTTAGGTGCTACTCACTTATTAGAAGTGATGGGTCAAAAAGAAGAAGTGTGGTCGTTCTCTGAGTTGATGAATCAAACAGAGGTTGTTGACTATGCCCTAGATCTTGAACTGTTGCTGAACCATTTAGCGAAAAAAGATTTAGTGGAAGTGATTCGTATTGAAACGAAAGGAAAAGGAATCTTTCATCGCTTTTATAAAAAATATAAATGA
- a CDS encoding YgzB family protein yields MAKQTSKINKVRTFALGLVFIGIIIMYVGIFFRTSPIMMSVAMLLGFLCVIASTVVYFWIGMLSTKTVQVTCPTCEKTTKILGRVDSCMHCNEPLTLDPSLEGKEFDEKYNKKIKS; encoded by the coding sequence ATGGCGAAGCAAACGAGTAAAATAAATAAAGTACGAACATTTGCACTTGGACTTGTGTTTATCGGAATCATTATTATGTACGTCGGGATCTTCTTTAGAACCTCTCCAATCATGATGAGTGTGGCAATGCTACTAGGTTTTCTATGCGTCATCGCAAGTACAGTGGTCTACTTCTGGATTGGAATGCTATCAACCAAAACCGTTCAAGTCACATGTCCTACCTGTGAAAAAACGACCAAAATCCTTGGACGAGTCGATTCTTGCATGCATTGCAATGAACCATTAACACTAGATCCTTCATTAGAAGGAAAAGAGTTCGATGAAAAATACAACAAAAAAATAAAAAGCTGA
- the perR gene encoding peroxide-responsive transcriptional repressor PerR, which yields MSNHRLQEAIDSLKSTRVRMTPQRHAILEYLFESMTHPTADDIYKALEGKFPNMSVATVYNNLRVFKEVGLVKELTYGDASSRFDCVTTDHYHVICQECGKIVDFHYPGLDEVETLAEHVTGFKVKSHRMEIYGVCPECSEESPTLKS from the coding sequence ATGTCAAATCATCGCCTGCAGGAAGCGATAGACTCATTGAAGAGTACAAGGGTTCGCATGACCCCGCAGCGTCATGCCATACTCGAATACTTATTTGAATCAATGACCCATCCGACAGCGGATGACATTTATAAAGCGTTAGAAGGTAAATTCCCGAACATGAGTGTAGCCACTGTCTATAATAACTTACGTGTATTTAAAGAGGTGGGCCTTGTTAAGGAATTGACGTATGGAGATGCTTCTAGCCGCTTTGATTGTGTGACAACGGATCATTATCATGTCATTTGCCAAGAGTGCGGGAAAATTGTTGATTTCCATTATCCGGGTCTGGATGAAGTTGAAACATTGGCTGAGCATGTTACGGGATTTAAAGTGAAGAGTCATAGAATGGAGATTTACGGGGTTTGTCCTGAGTGTTCAGAGGAGAGCCCTACATTAAAAAGCTGA
- the bcp gene encoding thioredoxin-dependent thiol peroxidase, which yields MAVEVGQPAPEFTSVANNGEEVRLSDFRGKNVVLYFYPKDMTPGCTTEACDFRDRSEDFEGLDTVIIGVSPDPVEKHKKFIEKHNLPFLLLADEDKSVAEAYDVWKLKKNFGKEYMGIERSTFVIDKEGKLVKEWRKVRVKNHVEEALTFVKENLS from the coding sequence ATGGCTGTTGAAGTTGGACAACCTGCACCGGAGTTTACGAGTGTAGCTAATAATGGAGAAGAAGTGCGATTATCTGATTTTCGTGGGAAGAACGTTGTGCTTTATTTTTATCCAAAAGATATGACACCTGGATGTACGACTGAGGCTTGTGATTTTAGAGATCGCAGTGAGGACTTTGAAGGGCTTGATACGGTGATTATTGGCGTAAGTCCGGACCCAGTTGAAAAACATAAGAAGTTTATTGAAAAGCATAACCTGCCATTTTTATTGCTAGCGGATGAGGATAAATCGGTAGCAGAGGCATATGATGTATGGAAGCTAAAGAAAAATTTCGGTAAAGAATATATGGGGATTGAGCGATCAACCTTCGTGATTGATAAGGAAGGGAAGCTTGTAAAAGAGTGGCGCAAGGTTCGTGTGAAAAACCATGTGGAAGAAGCGCTTACGTTCGTGAAAGAAAATTTATCGTAA
- a CDS encoding potassium channel family protein, with protein MGELIIFVVMVLAVIGVIMSLLLLLNNHPVRGRRVSLRNFIVLLLVYLTIIIAFGSLYMALEMMGFAVLTEGERRVGGYFIHLLEDVMYFSAVTLLSVGYGDITPLGIGRPIAMVQALIGYVLPAAFVVTTVIYNEKSSE; from the coding sequence ATGGGTGAGTTGATAATCTTTGTTGTGATGGTACTAGCGGTCATAGGGGTGATCATGAGTTTGTTATTATTACTGAATAATCACCCTGTGCGAGGTCGACGCGTATCACTTCGGAATTTTATTGTCCTGCTTCTCGTCTATTTGACCATCATTATTGCATTTGGAAGTTTATATATGGCATTAGAAATGATGGGCTTTGCCGTTCTGACTGAAGGGGAACGGAGGGTGGGTGGATATTTCATACACCTGCTTGAAGATGTGATGTACTTTAGTGCCGTAACCTTATTATCTGTCGGCTATGGTGATATTACGCCACTTGGGATCGGTCGACCGATTGCGATGGTACAAGCACTGATTGGGTATGTCTTGCCAGCTGCATTTGTTGTCACAACCGTCATCTACAACGAAAAAAGTTCTGAATAG
- a CDS encoding glutamate-1-semialdehyde 2,1-aminomutase has protein sequence MKITNSERLFEEANEHILGGVNSPSRSFKGVGGGTPIFMEKAEGAYFWDVDGNEYIDYLAAYGPIITGHAHPHITKAITKAAENGTLYGTPTVLENQFAKMLKEAIPSLEKVRFVNSGTEAVMTTIRVARAYTGRDKIIKFSGCYHGHSDLVLVAAGSGPSTLGTPDSAGVTKSIAKEVITVPFNDINAYEEAMNKWGDEIAAVLVEPIVGNFGIVEPKEGFLEKVNDITHNAGALVIYDEVITAFRFMYGGAQDYLNVKPDMTALGKIIGGGLPIGAYGGRQDIMEQVAPLGPAYQAGTMAGNPASISAGIACLEVLQQEDVYDELDRLGKRLEDGILAHANTYNLPITVNRLKGALTVYFTEETVSNYEQAENSNSEQFARFFKLMLANGINLAPSKYEAWFLTTAHTDQEIDKTLQAVEHAFQEFNNA, from the coding sequence ATGAAAATCACGAACTCAGAACGTCTTTTTGAAGAAGCAAATGAACACATCCTAGGTGGTGTCAACAGCCCTTCCCGTTCGTTTAAAGGCGTCGGCGGTGGCACTCCTATTTTTATGGAAAAAGCTGAAGGTGCTTACTTTTGGGATGTCGATGGAAATGAATATATCGATTACCTAGCAGCTTACGGTCCGATCATTACCGGACATGCCCATCCCCATATTACGAAAGCAATCACGAAAGCCGCCGAAAACGGAACATTATACGGAACACCAACGGTACTTGAAAACCAATTTGCAAAAATGCTAAAAGAAGCGATCCCTTCATTGGAGAAGGTTCGATTTGTAAACTCTGGTACCGAAGCCGTTATGACAACGATCCGGGTCGCGCGTGCTTATACAGGTCGCGATAAAATCATTAAATTTTCAGGTTGTTACCACGGCCACTCAGACCTAGTCCTAGTAGCCGCAGGGTCAGGACCTTCCACATTAGGTACTCCGGATTCCGCCGGTGTGACAAAAAGCATCGCCAAGGAAGTCATCACTGTTCCCTTCAATGACATTAACGCTTATGAAGAAGCGATGAATAAATGGGGCGATGAGATTGCAGCCGTTCTCGTTGAACCAATTGTTGGTAATTTCGGCATCGTTGAGCCAAAAGAAGGCTTCCTTGAGAAGGTCAACGATATCACTCATAACGCTGGTGCTCTTGTCATTTACGATGAAGTCATTACGGCCTTCCGCTTCATGTATGGCGGCGCTCAGGATTACCTAAATGTTAAACCGGATATGACCGCACTCGGAAAAATTATCGGTGGTGGTCTACCGATCGGAGCTTACGGCGGACGCCAAGATATTATGGAGCAAGTCGCACCACTAGGCCCTGCTTATCAAGCCGGGACAATGGCTGGTAATCCTGCCTCAATCAGCGCCGGGATCGCATGTCTAGAAGTTTTACAGCAAGAAGACGTATATGATGAATTGGACCGATTAGGGAAACGGTTAGAAGACGGTATTTTAGCGCATGCAAACACGTATAACCTCCCCATCACCGTCAACCGACTCAAAGGTGCCTTGACCGTTTACTTTACAGAAGAAACTGTGAGCAATTATGAACAAGCCGAAAATAGTAATAGCGAACAATTTGCTCGGTTTTTCAAGTTAATGTTAGCCAACGGGATTAACCTCGCTCCTTCAAAATACGAAGCTTGGTTCCTAACTACCGCTCATACAGATCAAGAGATCGACAAAACCCTACAAGCGGTAGAACATGCATTTCAAGAATTCAATAATGCATAA
- a CDS encoding glutamate synthase-related protein has product MKNWNPSTFKDYRNVEHDSCGIVSVMEKKRIPTKKNIDDCIDALVKMNHRAGFINEEGDGVGVHIDIPRVLWKEKLTNANQDPQHVDRPDFSVGHIFIDKEANTQETKARILAHIQNYGLELVYETDQVTNSDALGPLGRSEEPVFWQLALLPTNNTTNINQTLFNLLLDIETDKLVHVASLSNYHTVYKVMGAGDVLPRFYHDLANPLVASTMTLGHNRYSTNTLSNFFRVQPFSVIGHNGEINTIAKLRDEAKMIDVPLVDGASDSQDLNRVIDTLISRHGYTLFEALDILFPPIINEIKSLPNHLQDLYAYIREAWGHFAQGPAGIISRYGDEAAFSVDSLGLRPVWMLESESSYYFASEQGIISSTEFVAEPKPLAPGEKVGLKWNENDTLAVYSQNDYQEEVYKRMNGRLNLDDSRSRLETPELPDPQTVALQTDVHNGHYAAFGWDREHVQMVEQMADKGAEPIRSLGHDAPLASLHQGRKNVADFIKESVAVVTNPAIDRDRETEHFSTRVVLGKRPSLFEKEPTHTNIELISPLAIEGPAGRAIAKETGNPSYDQIVSLYKDKKEIYYLSTTFSNDETVDEALRRLVDEASTAINDGASLLVLDDEKAHTDNHLWLDPHLVTSAIDQGLTENQLRRHCSIVTRFGAIRSLHDIAVLFGLGADVINPYIMFATVHSDDDTSALKLYESLNKGLEKVISTIGIHELRGYGRLFSAIGLNNKIAELLNIVNFLGSDELSYNFTEMKNDALARIEEFTNEKARPGKSFHFFPRIWKAIGDIASGASDYSTYRDKLGQQEEKNPISIRHLADLKEVESTVDQEKVNLKVSNHDLPFIISSMSFGSQNEIAFRAYAEAADRLNMISFNGEGGEIKDMLGKYPNTRGQQIASGRFGVNAELLNSSNLLEIKIGQGAKPGEGGHLPGSKVTEKVAAARNATTGSDLISPSNNHDIYSIEDLAQIITEIKTANDQAKVAVKVPIVPNIGTIAVGVAKAGADYITLSGFDGGTGAARVHALQHVGLPVEIGVKAAHNALVESGLRQQVELWADGGIKSALDVMKVMLLGANRVGFGTLSMIAVGCTTCRGCHLDTCHVGIATQIESEEQAKEHGLRRFVPRQFDTAVTGLTNMFTAFAKELQALAASLGFDSVQDAVGRSDLLVQNRGKDLINLTTMLQTIPAQTVPQLPKVSQEQSEEQQLAVAAGAEYLDYHVEDLAKSREFSSVTADQRVLGSRVSCHRVRGKLDGSYRKLPEVNLSFRDGSIPGNGLGAYNSDGIAIHVDGGAQDGIGKTSFGGTFMIFKSKGKDGKYYNGSVGKGAGYGAQQGTFMIQGNADARAGIRLSGADMIFGGRLTEPLKQNHRANLGTTANIKGFAFEYMTNGRGIVLGDPGPWICAGMTGGVVYLRHQPELGLTKEALVARIAKGAKVEIQPLSTEGLDDVNELLTNYRDRLKQYGQDDEAEVIEELLQDPAENFLQVIPLKQQADPSVSTE; this is encoded by the coding sequence ATGAAAAATTGGAATCCAAGCACGTTTAAAGATTATCGAAATGTTGAACACGATAGCTGCGGTATCGTCTCAGTAATGGAAAAGAAACGAATCCCAACAAAAAAGAATATCGACGACTGTATTGATGCTTTAGTTAAAATGAACCATCGCGCTGGTTTTATTAACGAAGAAGGCGATGGTGTTGGCGTTCACATTGATATCCCACGAGTTCTTTGGAAAGAAAAACTAACAAATGCTAACCAAGACCCTCAACACGTTGACCGCCCAGATTTTAGTGTGGGACATATCTTTATCGATAAAGAAGCGAACACACAAGAAACAAAAGCTAGGATTCTAGCTCACATTCAAAACTATGGTCTAGAGCTTGTCTATGAAACGGATCAAGTAACAAATTCTGATGCACTAGGTCCATTAGGGAGAAGTGAAGAGCCTGTCTTCTGGCAACTGGCCCTTCTACCAACTAACAATACTACGAATATTAACCAAACATTATTTAATCTACTTCTTGACATTGAGACAGACAAACTCGTCCATGTCGCATCTCTAAGTAACTATCATACCGTGTATAAAGTGATGGGTGCGGGCGATGTTTTACCTCGTTTTTATCATGATTTAGCTAATCCTCTCGTTGCATCAACGATGACATTAGGACATAATCGTTATTCAACGAATACATTATCAAACTTTTTCCGCGTTCAACCATTTAGTGTGATCGGCCACAATGGTGAAATTAACACGATTGCAAAGCTTCGTGACGAAGCAAAGATGATCGATGTACCACTTGTTGATGGTGCAAGTGATTCACAAGATCTAAACCGCGTCATCGATACGTTAATTTCTAGACATGGCTACACTCTATTTGAGGCACTAGATATTCTATTTCCACCGATTATCAATGAAATTAAATCATTACCAAATCACCTGCAAGATTTATATGCATACATTCGTGAAGCATGGGGTCACTTTGCTCAAGGACCAGCGGGTATTATCTCTCGTTACGGCGATGAAGCAGCATTTAGTGTTGATTCATTAGGTCTACGCCCGGTATGGATGCTCGAGAGTGAATCTTCTTATTACTTCGCTTCTGAGCAAGGGATCATTTCTTCAACTGAGTTTGTTGCCGAACCAAAACCACTTGCTCCGGGAGAGAAAGTCGGACTTAAATGGAATGAAAATGATACGTTAGCTGTTTATTCTCAAAACGATTATCAAGAGGAAGTCTATAAACGAATGAACGGACGTCTAAACCTTGATGACAGCCGTAGCCGTCTCGAAACACCAGAACTACCAGACCCTCAAACGGTTGCATTACAAACAGATGTTCATAATGGTCACTACGCCGCATTCGGCTGGGATCGTGAACATGTTCAAATGGTTGAGCAAATGGCAGACAAAGGTGCCGAGCCGATCCGTTCCCTTGGACATGATGCACCGTTAGCGTCTCTTCATCAAGGGCGCAAAAATGTGGCAGATTTTATTAAAGAAAGTGTCGCTGTTGTTACAAACCCTGCGATTGACCGCGATCGCGAAACGGAACATTTCTCTACACGTGTCGTTTTAGGTAAACGTCCATCTCTTTTTGAGAAAGAGCCGACACATACAAACATTGAACTGATTTCGCCACTTGCGATTGAAGGACCAGCTGGACGTGCAATTGCCAAAGAAACTGGCAATCCGTCTTATGACCAAATCGTTTCATTATATAAGGATAAAAAAGAGATTTACTACCTCTCAACGACGTTTTCAAACGATGAGACCGTTGATGAAGCGCTACGCCGTTTAGTTGATGAAGCGTCAACCGCGATTAACGATGGTGCCTCATTACTTGTTCTAGATGACGAGAAGGCTCATACCGATAATCATTTATGGCTCGATCCTCACCTTGTTACATCGGCGATCGATCAAGGTTTGACAGAAAACCAGCTTCGTCGTCATTGTTCCATCGTGACTCGCTTTGGTGCGATTCGTTCATTACATGATATCGCGGTGTTGTTCGGCCTCGGTGCTGATGTCATTAATCCATACATTATGTTTGCAACGGTACACAGTGATGATGATACATCTGCACTTAAGCTTTACGAATCTTTAAATAAAGGCTTGGAAAAAGTCATTTCAACCATTGGTATTCACGAACTACGAGGCTATGGACGTTTATTCTCAGCGATCGGCTTAAATAATAAAATCGCTGAATTACTTAACATCGTTAACTTCCTAGGATCTGATGAACTGAGCTACAACTTTACCGAAATGAAAAACGATGCGCTTGCTCGTATCGAAGAATTCACAAATGAAAAAGCACGCCCTGGGAAGTCATTCCATTTCTTCCCGCGTATCTGGAAAGCTATTGGAGACATCGCTTCAGGGGCATCCGATTATAGCACGTACCGTGATAAGCTTGGTCAGCAAGAGGAAAAGAACCCGATCTCAATTCGCCACTTAGCTGATTTAAAAGAGGTTGAGTCTACTGTTGATCAAGAAAAAGTAAACTTAAAAGTAAGTAATCATGATTTACCATTTATTATTAGTTCAATGTCATTCGGGTCTCAAAATGAGATTGCTTTCCGCGCTTATGCTGAAGCTGCTGACCGTCTCAACATGATCAGCTTCAATGGTGAGGGTGGCGAAATTAAGGATATGCTTGGAAAATATCCGAATACTCGTGGTCAACAAATTGCCTCGGGACGATTCGGGGTTAATGCCGAGCTATTGAACTCTTCTAACCTACTAGAAATCAAAATCGGTCAGGGGGCAAAACCTGGTGAAGGTGGTCACTTACCTGGTTCGAAGGTTACTGAAAAAGTTGCCGCTGCTCGTAATGCGACAACAGGATCAGATTTAATTTCACCATCGAACAACCATGATATTTATTCTATCGAAGACTTAGCGCAAATCATTACTGAAATTAAGACAGCCAATGACCAAGCAAAAGTCGCTGTAAAAGTTCCTATCGTACCAAACATCGGAACAATCGCTGTTGGGGTTGCGAAAGCTGGAGCGGATTATATTACATTAAGTGGTTTTGACGGTGGTACGGGGGCTGCTCGTGTTCATGCCCTACAACATGTTGGCCTTCCTGTTGAAATCGGTGTAAAAGCTGCACACAATGCCCTTGTTGAATCAGGACTTCGTCAGCAAGTTGAACTATGGGCAGATGGCGGTATCAAGAGTGCTCTTGATGTTATGAAAGTTATGTTACTAGGTGCAAACCGTGTTGGCTTCGGTACTTTATCAATGATCGCTGTCGGCTGTACAACGTGCCGTGGCTGTCACTTAGATACGTGTCACGTTGGTATTGCGACGCAAATTGAATCAGAAGAACAAGCAAAAGAGCATGGGTTACGCCGCTTTGTTCCTCGTCAATTTGATACAGCAGTTACAGGACTTACTAACATGTTCACAGCGTTTGCTAAAGAACTACAAGCGCTCGCAGCTTCACTTGGGTTTGATTCTGTTCAAGATGCTGTCGGTCGATCTGACCTGCTTGTGCAAAACCGCGGGAAAGATTTAATCAATTTAACGACCATGCTACAGACAATCCCAGCGCAAACAGTGCCACAATTACCAAAAGTAAGCCAAGAACAAAGCGAAGAACAACAATTAGCTGTTGCAGCTGGTGCTGAATACCTTGATTATCATGTTGAGGATTTAGCTAAATCACGCGAGTTTTCAAGCGTAACTGCTGATCAGCGTGTACTAGGCAGTCGAGTATCTTGCCACCGTGTCCGCGGAAAACTAGATGGTTCCTACCGCAAGCTACCAGAAGTTAACTTAAGCTTCAGAGATGGCTCGATCCCTGGAAATGGTCTTGGTGCTTATAATAGTGATGGCATTGCGATTCACGTGGATGGCGGTGCTCAAGACGGCATCGGGAAAACATCGTTCGGCGGTACATTCATGATCTTCAAATCAAAAGGAAAAGACGGAAAGTATTACAATGGTTCTGTCGGTAAAGGCGCAGGTTATGGTGCTCAACAAGGAACATTTATGATCCAAGGAAACGCCGATGCACGTGCTGGTATCCGCCTTTCTGGAGCTGATATGATTTTTGGTGGCCGTCTAACTGAACCACTAAAACAAAACCATCGTGCAAATCTCGGTACAACTGCAAACATCAAAGGCTTTGCATTTGAATATATGACCAACGGTCGAGGAATCGTCCTTGGTGATCCAGGTCCATGGATCTGTGCCGGAATGACTGGCGGTGTCGTTTACTTACGCCATCAGCCTGAATTAGGATTAACGAAAGAAGCTCTCGTAGCACGAATTGCTAAAGGGGCGAAGGTTGAAATTCAACCATTATCTACTGAAGGACTCGATGATGTCAATGAGTTACTAACAAACTATCGTGATCGTCTCAAGCAGTACGGACAAGATGACGAGGCCGAAGTTATTGAAGAGCTTCTTCAAGACCCTGCTGAGAACTTCCTACAAGTCATTCCACTCAAACAACAAGCAGATCCATCTGTTTCAACAGAATAA
- a CDS encoding FUSC family protein, producing MKLGARIFKTGLAVALSLYLATFLGFEPAMFAALAATFAIQPSIHRTFQTILEQVQANIIGAVLAVIFVITLGDEPFVIGLVIVIAIAIVLKLKLEPSTIPLAIVTVIIIMESPSENFVEFASLRFLLILIGVLAAFIVNLVFIPPRYETKLYYKNINLTEEIIRWINLATRHDADPQALKKDITKLNDNMIKLENLYLFYKEERNYFLKTKYGKARKVVLFRQMLLTSKKALFVLKNLERRTHVLQQMPESLQRLIQTQLDELTIYHDRILLRYVGKVNSETTTETIDEVNSGSKDLTELFMDYYNHPDINREDWLHVFPVISQILEYHEQLEHFDHLVETFFNYHKEDNQANVQEPEDDH from the coding sequence ATGAAACTCGGTGCTCGGATTTTTAAAACGGGATTGGCGGTTGCTTTATCGCTTTATTTGGCTACTTTTCTTGGATTTGAACCAGCTATGTTCGCGGCATTAGCCGCTACTTTTGCGATTCAGCCTTCCATTCACCGTACATTTCAAACAATCCTAGAGCAAGTCCAAGCGAACATTATCGGAGCTGTACTAGCGGTTATTTTCGTTATTACACTCGGTGATGAACCATTTGTCATTGGATTAGTTATTGTTATTGCCATTGCCATTGTTTTGAAACTAAAACTTGAACCATCAACAATTCCGTTGGCCATTGTGACCGTGATTATTATTATGGAAAGTCCATCGGAAAACTTCGTTGAATTTGCATCATTACGATTTTTACTTATTCTAATCGGTGTATTGGCAGCCTTTATTGTGAACTTAGTTTTTATTCCACCACGTTACGAAACAAAACTATACTACAAAAACATCAATCTCACTGAGGAGATTATCCGCTGGATCAATCTTGCTACACGTCATGATGCTGATCCACAGGCACTTAAAAAGGATATCACAAAACTTAATGATAATATGATCAAGTTAGAGAATCTTTACCTTTTTTACAAAGAAGAACGTAATTACTTTTTAAAAACAAAATACGGAAAAGCACGTAAGGTTGTTCTCTTCCGACAAATGTTACTAACATCAAAAAAGGCATTATTTGTTCTAAAAAATCTGGAACGCCGTACCCACGTGCTTCAACAGATGCCTGAGTCATTACAAAGACTGATCCAAACACAGCTAGATGAGTTAACAATCTATCACGATCGAATTTTACTACGCTATGTAGGAAAAGTTAATTCTGAAACAACGACAGAAACGATCGACGAAGTAAACAGTGGAAGCAAAGATTTAACAGAATTATTTATGGATTACTACAACCACCCAGACATTAACCGTGAGGATTGGCTCCATGTCTTCCCAGTCATCTCACAAATTCTTGAATACCATGAGCAACTCGAACATTTTGATCACCTCGTTGAAACGTTTTTCAACTACCATAAGGAAGACAACCAAGCCAATGTCCAAGAACCCGAGGATGATCATTAA